The Lycium barbarum isolate Lr01 chromosome 12, ASM1917538v2, whole genome shotgun sequence genome includes a region encoding these proteins:
- the LOC132622337 gene encoding MYB-like transcription factor EOBII, with product MVGMMGWGANSDQLQEWRKGPWTPEEDKLLSEYVNLHGEGRWSSVARCAGLKRTGKSCRLRWVNYLRPGLKRGHITPQEEGIIIELHALWGNKWSTIARYLPGRTDNEIKNYWRTHFKKKEKASAKQDKRKTLRQKNQLQQNGTTKFSPQAEEVIIKSDENDNEVAFTYRQNIMDQDPVVDLPPVTTSSDISCAWTDTFPMDGLWGGLWNLDDHSQASDKCKVSIQNQLATANCSYATDYAVNFYNGGFIF from the exons ATGGTTGGAATGATGGGTTGGGGAGCTAATTCTGATCAATTACAAGAATGGAGGAAGGGGCCTTGGACTCCTGAAGAGGATAAACTTCTATCTGAGTATGTTAACTTGCATGGTGAGGGAAGATGGAGTTCTGTAGCTCGCTGTGCAG GACTGAAGAGGACTGGGAAGAGTTGCAGGCTAAGGTGGGTGAACTACTTGAGGCCTGGACTTAAAAGAGGTCACATAACACCTCAGGAGGAAGGCATTATTATTGAATTGCATGCCTTGTGGGGCAACAA ATGGTCAACTATAGCCCGTTACTTGCCTGGAAGGACAGACAACGAAATAAAAAATTACTGGAGGACACAtttcaagaagaaagaaaaagctTCTGCAAAGCAGGACAAAAGAAAAACTCTAAGGCAGAAAAATCAACTGCAACAAAATGGCACTACTAAATTCTCACCTCAAGCAGAAGAAGTGATCATAAAGAGCGATGAAAATGATAACGAAGTAGCGTTCACTTATCGTCAGAATATAATGGATCAGGATCCGGTTGTGGACTTGCCACCAGTGACGACTTCTTCAGACATATCATGTGCATGGACGGACACTTTTCCGATGGACGGATTATGGGGAGGATTATGGAACCTAGATGATCATTCGCAGGCAAGTGACAAGTGCAAGGTGTCAATCCAGAATCAACTTGCTACTGCTAATTGTTCCTACGCAACTGATTATGCAGTTAACTTTTATAATGGAGGTTTTATTTTCTGA
- the LOC132621165 gene encoding tRNA (guanine(26)-N(2))-dimethyltransferase 1-like isoform X2 — MGADTKTGDEEKQNGNSFDINDYTIIKEGDAEILMHAKNEVFYNKTQVNNRDMSIAVLRTFISQRKQEHEAMLARRRTKAANKLSDAKAEKPGDSVQHNGESNDGSEVLGETSNGESCSIPEEQTKILRGKGREELKPPRVLEALSASGLRALRYAREVEGISQVVALDNDKASVEACRRNIKFNGSVACSKVESHLADARVYMLTHPNEFDVVDLDPYGAPSVFLDSAVQSVADGGMLMCTATDMAVLCGGNGEVCYSKYGSYPLRGKYCHEMALRILLASIESHANRYKRYIVPVLSVQMDFYVRVFVRIYTSASDMKNTPLKLSYVYQCIGCDSFHLQTVGRTVSKNNSVRYLPGFGPTVAQDCSDCGKKFNMGGPIWSAPIHDQEWVAAILADVKSMKERYPAYERISAVLTTVSEELPDVPLFLSLHNLCATLKCTSPSAVIFRSAVINAGYRISGTHVNPLGLKTDAPMDVIWDIMRCWVKNHPVKAQPSDHAGSVILAKEPVLQANFSRAVASLSKAQAKKVARFLPNPERHWGPKLRAGRTITSKHVSLLGPKALNAINNHENGDGSNHENVEEEPAAKQ, encoded by the exons ATGGGGGCTGACACAAAAACAGGTGATGAAGAGAAGCAAAATGGCAATTCCTTTGATATTAATGATTACACCATCATCAAAGAAGGAGATGCTGAGATTCTTATGCATGCTAAAAATGAAGTCTTTTACAACAAAACCcag GTGAATAACAGAGATATGTCTATAGCTGTTTTGAGGACCTTCATATCACAACGAAAGCAGGAGCATGAAGCAATGTTGGCTAGACGAAGAACCAAGGCTGCAAATAAGTTATCTGATGCTAAAGCGGAAAAGCCAGGTGATTCAGTGCAGCATAATGGTGAATCCAATGATGGATCTGAAGTCTTGGGAGAAACATCCAATGGTGAATCATGTAGCATTCCAGAGGAACAGACTAAAATTCTACGGGGAAAAGGCCGAGAAGAACTAAAGCCTCCACGAGTTCTCGAG GCTCTCTCAGCTTCTGGATTGAGGGCTTTAAGGTATGCGCGTGAAGTAGAAGGAATTAGCCAGGTCGTGGCCCTTGACAATGATAAAG CCTCTGTGGAAGCTTGCAGGAGAAATATAAAATTTAATGGTTCAGTGGCATGCTCGAAGGTGGAGTCTCACCTTGCTGATGCGAGGGTTTATATGCTTACCCACCCAAACGAATTTGATGTG GTTGATCTTGATCCTTATGGAGCACCATCTGTGTTCTTGGACTCAGCAGTTCAATCTGTTGCTGATGGAGGGATGTTAATGTGTACCGCAACTGATATGGCAGTGTTATGTGGAGGAAATGGAGAAGTTTGCTATTCCAA ATATGGCTCCTATCCTTTGAGAGGAAAATATTGCCATGAAATGGCTTTGCGGATCCTTCTTGCGTCTATTGAG aGCCATGCAAATCGATATAAAAGATATATAGTTCCGGTATTATCTGTTCAGATGGATTTCTATGTTCGCGTTTTTGTTCGTATATACAC TTCTGCAAGTGATATGAAAAATACTCCTTTGAAGCTCTCATATGTCTATCAATGCATTGGCTGTGACTCGTTTCATCTTCAGACAGTTGGGAGAACTGTCTCAAAG AATAACAGTGTCAGATACCTCCCTGGATTTGGCCCTACCGTTGCTCAAGATTGTAGTGATTGTGGTAAGAAATTCAACATGGGTGGACCCATATGGTCTGCCCCAATCCATGATCAAGAGTGGGTAGCTGCCATACTTGCAGATGTGAAGTCAATGAAGGAACGGTATCCTGCTTATGAGCGAATCTCCGCTGTGTTGACAACTGTATCAGAG GAATTACCTGATGTTCCTCTGTTTCTGAGTTTGCACAATCTCTGTGCAACACTAAAATGCACTTCTCCCTCAGCAGTAATCTTTCGCTCTGCGGTGATCAACGCAGGATATCGCATATCAGGGACTCATGTGAATCCTTTAGGGTTGAAAACAGATGCCCCTATGGATGTCATTTGGGATATCATGCGTTGCTGG GTCAAAAATCATCCCGTGAAGGCTCAACCATCTGACCATGCTGGAAGTGTGATTCTTGCTAAGGAACCTGTTCTGCAG GCTAATTTTTCTCGGGCTGTTGCATCCCTTAGCAAGGCACAGGCCAAGAAGGTTGCTCGTTTCCTCCCTAATCCGGAAAGGCATTGGGGTCCAAAACTAAGGGCAGGCCGAACGATCACCAGCAAGCACGTGTCTCTTTTGGGTCCTAAAGCATTGAATGCAATTAACAACCATGAGAATGGCGATGGCAGCAACCATGAGAATGTTGAGGAGGAACCTGCAGCCAAGC AGTGA
- the LOC132621165 gene encoding tRNA (guanine(26)-N(2))-dimethyltransferase 1-like isoform X1, protein MGADTKTGDEEKQNGNSFDINDYTIIKEGDAEILMHAKNEVFYNKTQVNNRDMSIAVLRTFISQRKQEHEAMLARRRTKAANKLSDAKAEKPGDSVQHNGESNDGSEVLGETSNGESCSIPEEQTKILRGKGREELKPPRVLEALSASGLRALRYAREVEGISQVVALDNDKASVEACRRNIKFNGSVACSKVESHLADARVYMLTHPNEFDVVDLDPYGAPSVFLDSAVQSVADGGMLMCTATDMAVLCGGNGEVCYSKYGSYPLRGKYCHEMALRILLASIESHANRYKRYIVPVLSVQMDFYVRVFVRIYTSASDMKNTPLKLSYVYQCIGCDSFHLQTVGRTVSKNNSVRYLPGFGPTVAQDCSDCGKKFNMGGPIWSAPIHDQEWVAAILADVKSMKERYPAYERISAVLTTVSEELPDVPLFLSLHNLCATLKCTSPSAVIFRSAVINAGYRISGTHVNPLGLKTDAPMDVIWDIMRCWVKNHPVKAQPSDHAGSVILAKEPVLQANFSRAVASLSKAQAKKVARFLPNPERHWGPKLRAGRTITSKHVSLLGPKALNAINNHENGDGSNHENVEEEPAAKRKRTEESVDS, encoded by the exons ATGGGGGCTGACACAAAAACAGGTGATGAAGAGAAGCAAAATGGCAATTCCTTTGATATTAATGATTACACCATCATCAAAGAAGGAGATGCTGAGATTCTTATGCATGCTAAAAATGAAGTCTTTTACAACAAAACCcag GTGAATAACAGAGATATGTCTATAGCTGTTTTGAGGACCTTCATATCACAACGAAAGCAGGAGCATGAAGCAATGTTGGCTAGACGAAGAACCAAGGCTGCAAATAAGTTATCTGATGCTAAAGCGGAAAAGCCAGGTGATTCAGTGCAGCATAATGGTGAATCCAATGATGGATCTGAAGTCTTGGGAGAAACATCCAATGGTGAATCATGTAGCATTCCAGAGGAACAGACTAAAATTCTACGGGGAAAAGGCCGAGAAGAACTAAAGCCTCCACGAGTTCTCGAG GCTCTCTCAGCTTCTGGATTGAGGGCTTTAAGGTATGCGCGTGAAGTAGAAGGAATTAGCCAGGTCGTGGCCCTTGACAATGATAAAG CCTCTGTGGAAGCTTGCAGGAGAAATATAAAATTTAATGGTTCAGTGGCATGCTCGAAGGTGGAGTCTCACCTTGCTGATGCGAGGGTTTATATGCTTACCCACCCAAACGAATTTGATGTG GTTGATCTTGATCCTTATGGAGCACCATCTGTGTTCTTGGACTCAGCAGTTCAATCTGTTGCTGATGGAGGGATGTTAATGTGTACCGCAACTGATATGGCAGTGTTATGTGGAGGAAATGGAGAAGTTTGCTATTCCAA ATATGGCTCCTATCCTTTGAGAGGAAAATATTGCCATGAAATGGCTTTGCGGATCCTTCTTGCGTCTATTGAG aGCCATGCAAATCGATATAAAAGATATATAGTTCCGGTATTATCTGTTCAGATGGATTTCTATGTTCGCGTTTTTGTTCGTATATACAC TTCTGCAAGTGATATGAAAAATACTCCTTTGAAGCTCTCATATGTCTATCAATGCATTGGCTGTGACTCGTTTCATCTTCAGACAGTTGGGAGAACTGTCTCAAAG AATAACAGTGTCAGATACCTCCCTGGATTTGGCCCTACCGTTGCTCAAGATTGTAGTGATTGTGGTAAGAAATTCAACATGGGTGGACCCATATGGTCTGCCCCAATCCATGATCAAGAGTGGGTAGCTGCCATACTTGCAGATGTGAAGTCAATGAAGGAACGGTATCCTGCTTATGAGCGAATCTCCGCTGTGTTGACAACTGTATCAGAG GAATTACCTGATGTTCCTCTGTTTCTGAGTTTGCACAATCTCTGTGCAACACTAAAATGCACTTCTCCCTCAGCAGTAATCTTTCGCTCTGCGGTGATCAACGCAGGATATCGCATATCAGGGACTCATGTGAATCCTTTAGGGTTGAAAACAGATGCCCCTATGGATGTCATTTGGGATATCATGCGTTGCTGG GTCAAAAATCATCCCGTGAAGGCTCAACCATCTGACCATGCTGGAAGTGTGATTCTTGCTAAGGAACCTGTTCTGCAG GCTAATTTTTCTCGGGCTGTTGCATCCCTTAGCAAGGCACAGGCCAAGAAGGTTGCTCGTTTCCTCCCTAATCCGGAAAGGCATTGGGGTCCAAAACTAAGGGCAGGCCGAACGATCACCAGCAAGCACGTGTCTCTTTTGGGTCCTAAAGCATTGAATGCAATTAACAACCATGAGAATGGCGATGGCAGCAACCATGAGAATGTTGAGGAGGAACCTGCAGCCAAGCGTAAGAGGACCGAAGAATCTGTTGATTCATAA
- the LOC132621168 gene encoding probable UDP-arabinopyranose mutase 1, whose protein sequence is MATVPLKDELDIVIPTIRNLDFLEMWRPFFQPYHLIIVQDGDPSKTIKVPDGFDYELYNRNDINKILGPRASCISFKDSACRCFGYMVSKKKYIYTIDDDCFVAKDPSGKDINALEQHIKNLLCPATPYFFNTLYDPFRDGADFVRGYPFSLREGVPTAVSHGLWLNIPDYDAPTQLVKPLERNTRYVDMVLTIPKGTLFPMCGMNLAFDRDLIGPAMYFGLMGDGQPIGRYDDMWAGWCCKVICDHLGLGIKTGLPYIYHSKASNPFVNLKKEYNGIFWQEEIIPFFQQLNLSKESTTVQKCYVEMAKQVNEKLGKIDPYFVKLADAMVTWIEAWDELNPASKDSAKAPTEPTK, encoded by the exons ATGGCTACTGTCCCACTGAAAGATGAGTTAGACATAGTGATACCAACAATTAGAAACTTGGATTTTCTTGAGATGTGGAGGCCATTTTTCCAGCCATATCATCTTATTATTGTACAAGATGGTGACCCTTCAAAGACTATTAAGGTTCCTGATGGTTTTGATTATGAGCTCTATAACCGTAATGACATTAACAAAATTTTGGGTCCAAGGGCCTCTTGCATCTCATTCAAGGACTCTGCTTGTCGTTGCTTTGGTTACATGGTCTCCAAGAAGAAGTACATTTACACCATTGATGACGATTGCTTC GTTGCAAAGGACCCAAGTGGGAAAGATATCAATGCATTGGAACAGCACATAAAGAACCTTCTTTGCCCAGCAACTCCCTATTTCTTCAACACTCTGTATGATCCCTTCAGAGATGGTGCTGATTTTGTGCGTGGATACCCTTTCAGCCTACGTGAGGGTGTGCCAACTGCAGTCTCTCATGGCCTCTGGCTCAACATCCCTGATTATGATGCACCTACTCAACTTGTCAAGCCTCTCGAGAGGAACACCAG GTATGTTGATATGGTGTTGACAATTCCAAAGGGTACACTCTTCCCAATGTGTGGTATGAATTTGGCATTTGACCGTGACCTTATTGGTCCTGCTATGTACTTTGGACTCATGGGTGATGGCCAGCCTATTGGACGCTACGACGATATGTGGGCTGGTTGGTGCTGCAAG GTTATATGTGATCACCTGGGATTGGGAATCAAGACTGGATTACCCTACATCTACCACAGCAAGGCTAGCAATCCatttgtcaacttgaagaaagagTACAATGGGATATTCTGGCAAGAAGAGATCATTCCATTTTTCCAGCAATTGAACCTGTCCAAAGAGTCTACTACTGTCCAGAAATGCTATGTGGAAATGGCCAAGCAGGTCAATGAAAAACTTGGAAAAATAGATCCTTATTTTGTGAAGCTTGCAGATGCTATGGTCACTTGGATTGAAGCTTGGGATGAGCTCAATCCTGCTTCTAAAGACTCTGCCAAAGCTCCCACTGAGCCAACCAAATAA